One window of the Corynebacterium glutamicum ATCC 13032 genome contains the following:
- the amn gene encoding AMP nucleosidase, which produces MEATTIDDAIAKLIDIYDTSTKLAKETLNNEDYAAYADVVYPKLTVDVLEWKPIDRTEPFGYVDRAGRYSATLSKPRVIERYLREQLERLTSNYPCKIYVSESDIRIPPEYIRGAPSATEARRAGDVADIIPRPTLDEVHDAIIDGDWHAFNGPELPLFHFGPQRFDIACARIEHYTGINVEHVQKYILFTNYAMHTTEFVHFAMSELTSEDSRYVGLSLPNGQVIDRETATSLGTETLDLTSRFQMPRYDLITEAGDGITIINIGVGPSNAKTITDCLAVLRPEAWVMIGHCAGMDARMRIGDLILGNAYQREDHILNTRIPLGNPIPAIPEIQKALEASVDEIYGSDNSLMRTGTVLSTDDRNWEWHTPENLWNWLKGSTAAAVDMESSTLATNGYRYRIPYGTLLSVSDLPLHAVPKLPAQAQAFYSNSKEAHVMCAVRAMEYLAVDPERLRTRKLRRTLGEVPFR; this is translated from the coding sequence ATGGAAGCAACAACGATCGATGACGCAATCGCGAAGCTCATTGACATCTACGACACCTCGACCAAACTGGCCAAAGAAACCCTCAACAATGAGGACTACGCCGCATACGCCGATGTTGTTTACCCCAAACTCACCGTTGACGTGCTGGAATGGAAACCCATCGACCGCACCGAACCCTTCGGCTATGTGGATCGAGCCGGGCGATACTCCGCCACCTTGTCCAAACCACGCGTGATTGAGCGTTACCTCCGCGAACAACTCGAGCGTCTCACCAGTAATTATCCCTGCAAGATTTACGTATCTGAGTCAGATATCCGCATCCCACCGGAGTACATTCGCGGCGCACCTTCCGCTACCGAAGCTCGCCGTGCTGGTGATGTTGCAGATATCATCCCACGCCCCACCCTGGATGAAGTCCACGACGCAATTATCGACGGCGACTGGCACGCCTTCAACGGCCCCGAACTCCCGCTTTTCCACTTCGGGCCGCAACGCTTCGACATCGCCTGCGCCCGCATCGAGCACTACACCGGCATCAACGTGGAACACGTGCAGAAGTACATTCTGTTCACCAACTACGCCATGCACACCACCGAGTTCGTGCATTTTGCCATGTCCGAACTCACCTCGGAAGACTCCCGCTACGTGGGTCTATCCTTGCCAAACGGGCAGGTAATTGACCGAGAGACCGCCACCAGCCTCGGTACGGAAACCCTTGATCTGACTAGCCGTTTCCAAATGCCTCGTTACGATCTCATCACCGAAGCCGGTGACGGTATTACCATTATCAACATCGGTGTGGGCCCATCCAATGCAAAAACTATCACCGACTGCCTTGCTGTGCTCCGCCCAGAAGCCTGGGTGATGATCGGCCACTGTGCTGGCATGGACGCCCGCATGCGCATCGGCGACCTCATCCTTGGCAACGCCTACCAGCGCGAAGACCACATTCTGAATACCCGCATCCCACTTGGTAATCCGATCCCGGCAATACCAGAAATCCAAAAAGCTCTAGAAGCCAGCGTCGACGAAATCTACGGATCCGACAACAGCCTCATGCGCACCGGTACGGTCTTATCCACCGACGACCGAAACTGGGAATGGCACACCCCAGAAAACCTCTGGAACTGGCTCAAAGGATCCACCGCCGCAGCTGTTGACATGGAATCTTCCACCTTGGCCACCAACGGATATCGATACCGCATTCCATACGGCACCCTGCTGAGCGTCTCTGACCTGCCACTACACGCAGTGCCGAAACTTCCCGCGCAAGCGCAGGCGTTTTACTCCAACTCCAAGGAAGCCCACGTCATGTGTGCTGTTCGTGCAATGGAATACCTGGCAGTAGATCCTGAACGGTTGCGTACCCGTAAACTGCGCAGGACCTTGGGTGAGGTGCCGTTTCGCTAA
- a CDS encoding bifunctional proline dehydrogenase/L-glutamate gamma-semialdehyde dehydrogenase, with protein sequence MNLPIELATLSDQAVDKVRSWLEYSKKESVPNADAKRLAAVLQDPNGLEFTVGFVDRVVRTEDREAAAHALYELGKIAPSTMSFLDRAQIQAGSLVGRALPQVVVPAARARIRQMVGHMIVDARDKQFAKAVAEIQSDGHRLNINLLGEAVLGRKEAAKHLDDTVRLLRRPDVEYVSIKVSSVASQISMWGFEDTVNYVVEQLTPLYIEAARAPKGTKFINLDMEEYRDLRLTMEVFKRLLSNPELHELEAGIVLQAYLPDALGAIQDLAQFGRERVNTGGAGVKVRLVKGANLPMEHVHAQITGWPVATEPSKQATDANYKRVLYWTMRKENMEGLRLGVAGHNLFDIAFAHLLSVERGVADRVEFEMLQGMASDQARAVSVDVGELLLYVPAVRPQEFDVAISYLVRRLEENAASENFMSAIFDLDADNPSFKREESRFRASISDLATLIDVPAPGPNHTQDRSKETLLDAPLVPFINEPDTNPALIQNQQWATKAVATAAEPGWLEKQTKPEVLEEGDVDKLINDVRDAAEAWAARPARERAEILYKTAEILRVRRGHLISVTAAEVGKAVEQTDPEISEAIDFARYYAHLALELDDVDNAEFTPDRVVVVTPPWNFPIAIPAGSTFAALAAGAGVIHKPSKPSQHCSAAVVEALWEAGVPREVLHCIYPANRDVGCALISHEHVDRVILTGSSETAAMFSSWRPELTINGETSGKNAIVVTPSADRDLAVADLVKSAFGHAGQKCSAASLGILVGSVYESERFRKQLVDAASSLIVDWPTNPSATVGPLTELPSDKLHHALTTLEEGESWLLKPRQLDDTGRLWSPGIKEGVKPGTFFHLTEVFGPVLGLMKATDLNEAIEFQNGNDFGLTGGLQSLDADEVRTWLDHVDVGNAYVNRGITGAIVQRQSFGGWKKSSVGLGSKAGGPNYVMLMGTWADAPSHHAPRETNPLISKLDLPGEELEWLEKANASDETAWNTEFGSPRDPSGLDVEANIFRYRPAEVVLRLDDSATPRETARALLAARRAGVTPRVLQTPGVSEQVREVLSAAGVSAETVDDSVFISNVLRGEYDENSSVRVRYLGKVSDTVRERLSVRPEVVLLDDAVTASGRVELRYWLKEQAISMTLHRFGNPVAAFHELAEELKR encoded by the coding sequence ATGAATCTGCCTATTGAGTTGGCTACGCTGTCTGACCAGGCTGTGGACAAGGTGCGCTCCTGGCTGGAGTACAGCAAAAAGGAAAGCGTGCCCAATGCCGATGCGAAGCGTCTAGCTGCAGTGTTGCAGGATCCTAATGGTTTGGAATTCACGGTTGGTTTCGTGGATCGAGTGGTTCGAACTGAGGATCGTGAAGCGGCAGCGCATGCGTTGTATGAGTTGGGCAAGATTGCTCCGTCGACGATGTCCTTTTTGGATCGGGCGCAGATTCAGGCCGGTTCTTTGGTGGGGCGGGCGTTGCCGCAGGTTGTGGTTCCTGCGGCGCGGGCTCGAATCCGGCAGATGGTTGGGCACATGATTGTGGATGCCCGCGACAAGCAGTTCGCCAAGGCTGTCGCTGAGATTCAGTCGGATGGGCACCGCCTGAACATCAATTTGCTAGGTGAAGCGGTGTTGGGCCGAAAGGAGGCAGCGAAGCATTTGGATGACACGGTGCGGTTGTTGCGCCGTCCGGATGTGGAATATGTGTCCATCAAGGTCTCTTCGGTGGCATCGCAGATTTCGATGTGGGGTTTCGAAGACACCGTTAATTATGTTGTGGAACAGCTGACACCTTTATATATAGAGGCCGCGCGGGCGCCGAAAGGCACGAAGTTCATCAACCTGGACATGGAGGAATACCGCGATCTGCGCCTGACTATGGAGGTGTTCAAGCGGCTGCTCTCCAATCCAGAGCTGCATGAACTAGAAGCCGGAATTGTGTTGCAGGCGTACCTTCCCGATGCCCTCGGTGCAATCCAGGACTTGGCGCAGTTCGGCCGCGAGCGCGTCAACACAGGCGGGGCGGGCGTTAAGGTTCGCCTGGTCAAGGGTGCTAATTTGCCTATGGAGCACGTCCACGCGCAGATCACCGGCTGGCCAGTTGCCACAGAACCTTCCAAACAAGCCACCGATGCCAATTACAAGCGCGTCCTCTATTGGACGATGCGCAAAGAAAACATGGAGGGCCTGCGCCTGGGCGTTGCCGGCCACAACCTTTTCGACATAGCATTCGCACATTTGCTCTCTGTGGAGCGTGGGGTAGCGGACCGTGTGGAGTTCGAAATGCTGCAGGGCATGGCGTCCGATCAGGCGCGCGCCGTCAGCGTTGACGTCGGTGAGCTGCTGCTTTACGTACCAGCCGTGCGCCCACAAGAATTCGACGTGGCCATTTCTTACCTCGTGCGCCGCCTCGAGGAAAACGCCGCGAGCGAAAACTTCATGTCCGCCATCTTCGACCTCGACGCCGACAACCCGTCCTTCAAGCGAGAGGAGAGCCGCTTCCGCGCCTCCATATCTGACCTCGCCACGCTCATCGACGTGCCCGCGCCCGGCCCCAACCACACACAAGACCGCAGCAAAGAGACGCTTCTCGACGCCCCCCTCGTCCCATTTATCAACGAGCCCGACACCAACCCAGCGCTCATCCAAAACCAACAGTGGGCCACAAAAGCCGTCGCCACCGCAGCAGAGCCCGGTTGGTTGGAAAAACAAACAAAGCCGGAGGTGTTGGAAGAGGGGGACGTCGACAAGCTAATTAACGATGTGCGCGACGCTGCTGAAGCGTGGGCAGCGCGCCCAGCCCGTGAACGCGCTGAGATTTTGTACAAGACCGCCGAGATTTTGCGCGTGCGACGCGGACACCTGATCTCAGTGACGGCCGCGGAGGTGGGCAAAGCTGTGGAACAAACCGACCCGGAAATCTCTGAAGCCATTGATTTCGCCCGCTACTACGCGCATTTGGCCCTGGAATTGGACGACGTAGACAATGCGGAATTCACCCCAGATCGCGTCGTTGTGGTGACCCCGCCCTGGAATTTCCCCATCGCGATCCCCGCTGGATCGACTTTCGCAGCACTCGCGGCGGGCGCTGGCGTGATCCACAAACCCTCAAAGCCTAGCCAACATTGCTCCGCTGCAGTGGTCGAAGCCCTCTGGGAAGCCGGCGTTCCCCGCGAGGTTCTGCATTGCATTTACCCAGCTAATCGCGATGTTGGATGTGCGTTGATCAGCCATGAACACGTCGACCGCGTCATTTTGACCGGCTCCTCCGAGACCGCCGCGATGTTCTCCTCCTGGCGACCAGAACTCACCATCAACGGCGAAACCTCCGGCAAAAACGCCATCGTGGTCACCCCATCTGCCGACCGCGACCTCGCCGTCGCCGACCTGGTGAAATCCGCCTTCGGCCATGCAGGACAAAAATGTTCCGCAGCCTCCCTCGGCATCTTGGTAGGCAGCGTCTACGAATCAGAACGCTTCCGGAAACAGCTGGTAGACGCCGCATCCTCACTCATCGTCGACTGGCCTACCAACCCCTCCGCAACCGTCGGACCACTCACCGAACTCCCCAGCGATAAACTCCACCACGCCCTAACCACCCTCGAAGAAGGAGAAAGCTGGCTGCTGAAACCCCGACAACTCGACGACACCGGCCGACTCTGGTCACCCGGCATCAAAGAAGGCGTCAAACCAGGAACCTTCTTCCACCTCACAGAAGTATTCGGACCAGTCCTCGGCCTGATGAAAGCCACCGACCTCAATGAAGCCATCGAATTCCAAAACGGCAACGACTTCGGACTCACCGGCGGACTCCAATCCCTCGACGCCGACGAAGTCCGCACCTGGCTTGACCACGTCGATGTCGGAAACGCCTACGTCAACCGCGGCATCACCGGCGCCATTGTCCAACGCCAATCCTTCGGAGGCTGGAAAAAATCCTCCGTCGGCCTCGGATCCAAAGCCGGAGGACCCAACTATGTCATGCTCATGGGAACCTGGGCCGACGCGCCAAGCCACCACGCCCCACGCGAAACAAACCCGCTGATCAGCAAACTGGATCTCCCCGGAGAAGAGCTCGAATGGCTCGAAAAAGCCAACGCCAGCGATGAAACAGCATGGAACACGGAATTCGGCAGCCCACGCGACCCCTCCGGCCTCGATGTAGAAGCCAACATTTTCCGCTACCGACCAGCAGAGGTAGTACTCCGACTCGACGATTCCGCCACACCCCGAGAAACTGCCCGCGCATTGTTGGCAGCCCGTCGCGCCGGGGTTACTCCGCGAGTTCTTCAAACACCAGGTGTTTCAGAGCAAGTCCGCGAAGTATTGTCCGCTGCTGGAGTGAGTGCAGAAACAGTCGATGATTCGGTATTTATTTCCAACGTGTTGCGCGGCGAATACGACGAGAACTCCAGCGTCCGAGTCCGCTACCTGGGCAAAGTTAGCGACACTGTCCGTGAACGCCTATCTGTACGGCCCGAAGTTGTTCTGCTTGACGATGCAGTAACTGCCTCCGGTCGAGTTGAATTACGTTACTGGCTCAAAGAACAAGCAATTTCCATGACGTTGCACCGTTTTGGAAACCCAGTTGCGGCCTTCCACGAGTTGGCGGAGGAACTTAAACGTTGA
- a CDS encoding PepSY domain-containing protein, which translates to MKNAKLFLALISAPLILAGCSSTDTGTAESTISSETASAVDATTSTSSSTATSAVIDDDPVFDIIDIVLAQYPDRIITDIDREDSSDQYEVDVVVGQEVLELDVTTSGQIHTDDRDNDDDDDIREAHAATVTAAQAIGLALDQYPDGIIDSVELDEDDGQLKWKIDLDDTSGNDLADVEIAAV; encoded by the coding sequence ATGAAGAACGCAAAACTTTTCCTCGCGCTCATATCCGCTCCTCTTATCCTCGCTGGCTGCAGCTCCACCGATACTGGAACAGCAGAATCCACCATTTCCAGCGAAACTGCTTCTGCAGTAGATGCCACCACTTCTACCTCCTCAAGTACCGCCACCTCTGCCGTGATTGATGACGATCCGGTATTCGACATCATCGACATCGTCCTTGCCCAATACCCCGACAGGATCATCACCGACATTGACCGCGAAGACTCCTCCGATCAATACGAAGTCGATGTTGTGGTTGGCCAAGAAGTCCTTGAACTTGATGTCACCACCAGTGGCCAGATCCATACCGACGACCGCGACAACGATGATGATGACGACATCCGCGAAGCTCACGCAGCCACAGTCACCGCAGCTCAAGCCATTGGCCTAGCGCTGGATCAATACCCAGACGGAATTATTGATTCTGTTGAATTAGACGAAGACGACGGCCAGCTGAAATGGAAAATAGACCTCGATGACACTTCCGGCAATGATCTTGCTGACGTTGAAATCGCAGCAGTTTAA
- a CDS encoding thiamine pyrophosphate-binding protein, giving the protein MYSISETIARTLMPRTDHVFDLMGNGNAWFVDALERLGRGIITVRPTVETVAAADTYHRVTRRPAVATTTYGAGFTNTMTTLADVALSRIPLLLVVGTAPSAGPRCFDIDRQGLARAVGVETFTVHADDVAAVTLQAWNNTPENTHVILEIPYDLAAATATDPTVTTYLLRPGFQKLPMSPTLS; this is encoded by the coding sequence GTGTACTCAATTTCAGAAACTATCGCCCGAACTCTTATGCCCCGCACCGATCACGTTTTCGACCTGATGGGCAACGGAAACGCCTGGTTCGTCGATGCCCTAGAACGCCTCGGGCGAGGCATCATCACCGTCCGCCCCACAGTTGAAACCGTGGCCGCCGCGGACACCTACCACCGCGTCACCCGCCGCCCGGCGGTCGCTACCACCACCTATGGTGCTGGTTTCACCAACACCATGACCACGCTTGCCGACGTCGCCCTCTCCCGTATCCCACTTCTTTTAGTTGTGGGCACTGCCCCGAGCGCCGGGCCTCGCTGTTTCGACATTGACCGGCAAGGACTCGCACGTGCCGTAGGTGTGGAAACCTTCACCGTGCATGCAGATGACGTTGCTGCGGTAACTCTTCAGGCTTGGAATAATACGCCGGAAAACACACACGTGATCCTGGAAATCCCCTATGACCTAGCAGCTGCCACAGCCACCGATCCAACAGTGACTACATACCTGCTGCGCCCCGGATTTCAGAAACTCCCGATGTCACCGACCTTGTCCTAG
- a CDS encoding AbgT family transporter, giving the protein MSSTTSKTSERQQPDAPTSKLSKWSDKFLNGVETLGNKLPTPFTLFLILFLITALASSIMAWMNVSVIVPGSDEELFVKGLFTGEGLTWLTTNLGANYIGFPPLLTVLPILLAVGVAERSGMLAALIRKLFGSAKKIVLPYAVGVIGVTASIMADAAFVVVPPLAAMVFKAAGRHPVAGLLGSFAAVGAGYSTAIVPTSLDALFAGITNAVMETLPGIATTEVNPVSNYYFNIASSIVLGLLCGFLIDKVLEPRMWRQKIATEYAESIEPTSAADDEEISATLTAQENRALTISMWTTLATAIIVLVVVLIPGSPWRNEDGGFLPTSPLLSSVVFIVFLFFMVMGLAYGMVVGTIKNMDDVVNMMGEAIKDMIGFLVLAFILGQFVALFNWTGIGTWTAVQGAAGLEAIGLTGFPAIIAFIILASCLNLLIISGSAMWTLMAAVFVPMFALLGYEPSFIQAAFRVGDSATQVITPLNPYMIVILGLLRRYEPDAGLGTLMSRLIPFVIPFWLAWATLLAIWFYADLPLGPGSAIFLEG; this is encoded by the coding sequence ATGAGCTCAACAACCTCAAAAACCTCAGAAAGACAACAGCCAGACGCACCGACGAGCAAGCTCAGTAAATGGAGCGATAAATTTCTCAATGGTGTGGAAACACTTGGAAACAAGCTGCCCACACCATTTACGCTTTTCTTGATACTTTTCCTGATCACGGCGCTGGCTTCATCGATCATGGCGTGGATGAACGTATCCGTGATTGTTCCAGGCTCTGATGAGGAACTATTTGTAAAAGGCCTGTTCACCGGTGAAGGCCTAACCTGGTTGACTACGAATCTCGGGGCAAACTACATCGGGTTCCCGCCGTTGCTCACCGTGTTGCCAATTCTGTTGGCAGTGGGTGTTGCTGAACGTTCCGGCATGTTGGCTGCGCTGATTAGGAAACTTTTTGGTTCGGCGAAAAAGATCGTTTTGCCATATGCAGTCGGTGTGATTGGCGTGACCGCGTCGATCATGGCGGACGCTGCCTTCGTGGTGGTGCCACCTTTGGCCGCGATGGTGTTTAAAGCTGCTGGTCGGCACCCTGTGGCTGGGCTATTGGGTTCGTTTGCAGCTGTGGGTGCAGGATATTCCACAGCGATTGTGCCCACCAGCCTTGATGCACTTTTTGCGGGAATTACCAACGCCGTGATGGAGACACTTCCAGGCATTGCGACAACTGAAGTCAATCCGGTTTCTAACTATTACTTCAATATTGCATCCTCGATTGTGTTGGGTCTGTTATGTGGTTTCCTCATTGATAAGGTGCTGGAACCTCGGATGTGGCGTCAGAAAATCGCTACGGAGTATGCAGAAAGCATTGAACCCACCAGCGCAGCAGATGATGAGGAAATCTCTGCAACCCTAACCGCACAGGAAAACCGCGCGCTGACAATTTCCATGTGGACCACCCTGGCGACGGCCATCATCGTGCTGGTTGTGGTGCTGATTCCGGGATCCCCATGGAGAAATGAGGATGGTGGATTCTTGCCTACCTCGCCACTGCTGAGCTCTGTGGTGTTTATTGTATTTTTGTTTTTCATGGTGATGGGCCTGGCCTACGGCATGGTGGTGGGCACGATCAAGAACATGGATGATGTCGTGAACATGATGGGCGAAGCAATCAAGGACATGATTGGTTTCTTGGTTTTGGCCTTCATTTTGGGACAGTTTGTGGCGCTGTTTAACTGGACGGGCATCGGTACCTGGACTGCTGTTCAGGGTGCTGCGGGATTGGAAGCGATCGGGCTTACCGGATTCCCTGCGATCATTGCATTTATTATTTTGGCGTCATGTTTGAACCTGCTGATTATTTCCGGCTCTGCGATGTGGACGCTGATGGCTGCGGTGTTCGTCCCGATGTTCGCTCTGCTTGGCTATGAACCATCATTCATTCAGGCAGCATTCCGCGTGGGTGACTCGGCAACTCAGGTGATCACACCGCTGAATCCGTACATGATTGTGATCCTCGGTTTGCTCCGTCGATACGAACCGGATGCAGGTTTAGGCACCTTGATGTCAAGGCTTATCCCATTTGTGATCCCTTTCTGGCTAGCCTGGGCTACATTGTTGGCAATTTGGTTCTACGCCGATTTGCCGCTTGGACCTGGCTCTGCGATCTTCCTCGAAGGATAA
- a CDS encoding aldo/keto reductase, producing MEHGVTVIKGTEFDVFPLNLGGNTFGWTSNREQTFAVLDAFVAAGGNFVDTADSYSAWVEGNEGGESERELGAWIKERGADKLIIATKSGALEPVAGRSREATFKAVEGSLERLGVESIDIFYYHYDDEAVSIDEQVAIANDLIAQGKIKHLALSNYSAERLAEFFEKSVGTPAQPVALQPHYNLVSRKDYEENVQPLAEKHGVAVFPYFALAAGLLTGKYTSKEDISGKARAGQLDRYASDEAFAVVTELRAVADELGVAPTTVALAWLVAHGVTAPIASVSKVEQLKDLMAVKDVELSAEQLARLDKVSEPFA from the coding sequence ATGGAGCACGGCGTGACCGTTATTAAAGGCACTGAATTTGATGTTTTCCCACTAAACCTCGGTGGAAATACCTTTGGCTGGACCTCGAATAGGGAACAGACCTTCGCGGTTTTGGATGCATTCGTGGCAGCGGGAGGAAACTTTGTTGACACCGCCGATTCTTATTCTGCATGGGTTGAAGGCAATGAGGGTGGCGAGTCGGAGCGGGAGCTCGGCGCGTGGATTAAGGAACGTGGCGCAGACAAGCTGATCATTGCTACCAAGTCTGGTGCGTTGGAGCCTGTTGCTGGTCGTTCCCGTGAGGCAACTTTCAAGGCTGTCGAGGGTTCCCTGGAGCGTTTGGGCGTGGAATCGATCGATATTTTTTACTACCACTACGACGATGAGGCAGTCAGCATTGATGAGCAGGTTGCTATCGCTAATGATCTGATTGCACAGGGCAAGATTAAGCACCTCGCATTGTCTAACTACAGCGCGGAGCGTTTAGCTGAGTTCTTTGAGAAGTCTGTAGGCACTCCAGCGCAGCCGGTTGCTCTGCAACCGCACTACAACCTGGTGTCGAGGAAGGATTATGAGGAGAACGTGCAGCCACTCGCCGAGAAGCATGGCGTTGCAGTCTTCCCTTATTTCGCGCTTGCCGCGGGTCTTTTGACCGGAAAGTACACCTCCAAGGAGGATATTTCGGGTAAAGCGCGTGCGGGGCAGTTGGATCGTTACGCCAGCGATGAGGCGTTTGCCGTGGTGACAGAGTTGCGTGCTGTTGCCGATGAGTTGGGTGTTGCGCCAACGACTGTGGCGCTTGCGTGGTTGGTTGCGCATGGTGTGACCGCACCGATTGCGTCCGTGTCCAAGGTAGAGCAGTTGAAGGATTTGATGGCTGTGAAGGATGTGGAGCTGAGCGCTGAGCAGCTTGCACGTTTGGATAAGGTTTCGGAGCCTTTCGCTTAA